A genome region from Actinomycetota bacterium includes the following:
- a CDS encoding TetR/AcrR family transcriptional regulator: MTDGARVRSGGEGPGGDRGEGRKPTFIEQARRRQIVDAAIETLAEEGYGGTTFARIAARAGISPGLISYHFAGKQELMSTVVSTITASMDHAIRTEVEGAPSYRAVLRGLIETQVRYFAEHTTEVLALGHIFRRGVDDELSGQLESLRATSVGELEQMFREGQETGDLGPFPTRPMAVTLLAALEAVPAELLGDQPVDAAAYASALADIFDAAVRP; the protein is encoded by the coding sequence GTGACCGACGGGGCCCGTGTTCGTTCCGGGGGTGAAGGTCCGGGAGGGGACCGGGGCGAGGGTCGCAAGCCGACGTTCATCGAACAGGCCCGGCGCCGCCAGATCGTGGATGCGGCCATCGAGACCCTGGCCGAGGAAGGCTACGGGGGGACCACCTTCGCCCGGATAGCCGCCCGGGCAGGTATCAGCCCGGGCCTGATCTCCTACCACTTCGCGGGCAAGCAGGAGCTCATGTCCACCGTGGTGTCGACCATCACGGCCTCCATGGACCACGCCATCCGCACCGAGGTCGAGGGGGCGCCCTCTTACCGAGCCGTCCTGCGGGGGCTCATCGAGACCCAGGTGCGCTACTTCGCCGAGCACACGACCGAGGTGCTGGCCCTGGGCCACATCTTCCGGCGGGGCGTGGACGACGAGCTGAGCGGTCAACTGGAGTCCCTGCGGGCCACGAGCGTCGGCGAGCTCGAGCAGATGTTCCGGGAAGGCCAGGAGACCGGTGACCTCGGGCCGTTCCCGACCAGGCCAATGGCCGTGACCCTCCTGGCCGCTCTGGAGGCCGTCCCCGCCGAACTGCTCGGGGACCAGCCCGTCGACGCGGCCGCTTACGCGTCGGCCCTGGCCGACATCTTCGACGCCGCCGTCCGTCCGTGA
- a CDS encoding GNAT family N-acetyltransferase produces the protein MDPGYEPRLATPDDAAEVARLLHDFNVEFDTPSPGAVVLEGRLRRLLAGDEVFALLAGRPAAAVALVTLRPNVWYGGRVALLDELYVVPRLRDQGIGSAVMGLLMSTCRRRGVDLVEINVDEGDTDTQRFYRRHGFRMSEQGSDERAFYFFQELA, from the coding sequence GTGGACCCCGGGTACGAGCCGCGGCTGGCGACGCCCGACGACGCCGCTGAGGTCGCCCGCCTGCTCCACGACTTCAACGTCGAGTTCGACACGCCGTCGCCCGGGGCCGTTGTCCTCGAGGGCCGGCTGCGCCGCCTGTTAGCCGGCGACGAGGTGTTCGCCCTGCTGGCCGGCCGCCCGGCGGCGGCCGTCGCCCTGGTGACGCTGCGTCCCAACGTCTGGTACGGGGGCCGTGTCGCGCTCCTCGACGAGCTCTATGTGGTCCCCCGCCTGCGCGACCAGGGGATCGGGTCGGCGGTGATGGGCCTGCTGATGTCGACGTGCCGCCGCCGGGGGGTCGACCTCGTCGAGATCAACGTGGACGAGGGCGACACCGACACCCAGAGGTTCTACCGCAGGCACGGGTTCCGCATGAGCGAGCAGGGTTCGGACGAGCGGGCCTTCTACTTCTTCCAGGAGCTCGCGTGA
- a CDS encoding cation diffusion facilitator family transporter: MGASREHEHDHGEHDHGEHDHDHPSGLWGWLKGLYTPHSHDAADSVDRALQDSRKGMRALAISLIGLAVTAVLQVFIVIISGSVALFADTVHNFSDALTAVPLGIAFWIGRRKPTKRYTYGYGRAEDLAGIFIVAMIALSAAVAGWEAVRRLFDPQEVRNIGWVIAAGVIGFIGNELVALYRIRVGREIGSAALVADGLHARADGLTSLAVVFGAVGVAAGWEIADPLVGLAITVAILFVLRSAARDIYRRLMDSVDPELVDQIEEVVAQVDGVEAVERVSVRWVGHELRAEVEVVSDCELTIAQGHAIAEEAHHRLLHALPKLSRATIHTSPCDHDGRDHHSATSHHFSRRQPEPELASPDP, from the coding sequence ATGGGCGCCAGCCGCGAACACGAGCACGACCACGGCGAGCACGACCACGGCGAGCACGACCACGATCACCCGAGTGGGTTGTGGGGGTGGCTGAAGGGGCTTTACACGCCTCACAGCCACGACGCCGCCGACTCGGTCGACCGGGCCCTGCAGGACAGCCGCAAGGGGATGCGGGCGCTAGCCATCTCATTGATCGGGCTGGCGGTCACGGCCGTCCTCCAGGTGTTCATCGTGATCATCAGTGGGTCGGTCGCCTTGTTCGCCGACACGGTCCACAACTTCTCCGACGCCCTGACGGCCGTGCCCCTGGGGATCGCCTTCTGGATCGGGCGGCGCAAGCCCACCAAGCGCTACACGTACGGCTACGGGCGGGCCGAGGACCTGGCCGGCATATTCATCGTGGCCATGATCGCTCTGTCGGCGGCCGTGGCCGGGTGGGAGGCCGTGCGCCGTCTCTTCGACCCCCAGGAGGTCCGCAACATCGGCTGGGTGATAGCCGCCGGTGTGATCGGGTTCATCGGCAACGAACTGGTCGCCCTCTACCGGATCCGGGTGGGCCGTGAGATCGGCTCGGCCGCTCTGGTGGCTGACGGCCTGCACGCCCGTGCCGACGGGCTCACCTCGCTGGCCGTCGTCTTCGGGGCGGTGGGCGTGGCCGCCGGCTGGGAGATCGCCGACCCGCTCGTGGGGCTGGCCATCACCGTGGCCATCCTGTTCGTCCTGCGGTCGGCGGCCCGGGACATCTACCGGCGGCTCATGGACAGCGTCGACCCCGAACTGGTCGACCAGATAGAAGAAGTCGTCGCCCAGGTGGACGGCGTCGAGGCCGTCGAGCGGGTCTCGGTGCGGTGGGTGGGCCACGAACTGCGGGCGGAGGTCGAGGTCGTGTCCGACTGCGAGCTGACGATCGCCCAGGGCCACGCCATCGCCGAGGAGGCTCACCACCGGCTGCTCCACGCCCTGCCCAAGCTCTCACGAGCGACCATCCACACCAGCCCGTGCGACCACGACGGCCGCGACCACCACTCGGCCACCAGCCACCACTTCTCACGCCGCCAGCCTGAGCCCGAGCTGGCGTCGCCCGATCCCTGA
- a CDS encoding YceI family protein, translating to MSITTIPATLSGTYTIDPAHSRIGFVARHAMVTKVRGSFNEFEGKGYFDAEDPSRSSLELTIKAASIDTRNADRDNHLRSNDFFDMERHPHITFAATSVEPLAGEAYRVTGDLTIKGVTRPVTLDLEYTGAAVDPYGNQRVGLEGRTTVNRKDWGVNWNAALDAGGVLVSEKVTLEFEVSAVRSDGA from the coding sequence ATGAGCATCACCACGATACCGGCCACCCTGAGCGGCACCTACACCATCGACCCGGCCCACAGCCGCATCGGGTTCGTCGCCCGCCACGCCATGGTGACCAAGGTGCGGGGGTCGTTCAACGAGTTCGAGGGCAAGGGTTACTTCGACGCCGAGGACCCGTCCCGGTCGAGCCTGGAGCTCACCATCAAGGCAGCCAGCATCGACACCCGCAACGCCGACCGTGACAACCACCTGCGCAGCAACGACTTCTTCGACATGGAGCGTCACCCGCACATCACGTTCGCGGCCACGTCGGTGGAGCCCCTCGCCGGCGAGGCCTACCGGGTGACCGGCGACCTCACGATCAAGGGTGTGACCCGGCCTGTGACGCTGGACCTCGAGTACACCGGAGCAGCCGTGGACCCCTACGGCAACCAGCGGGTCGGCCTCGAAGGGCGCACCACGGTCAACCGCAAGGACTGGGGCGTCAACTGGAACGCCGCCCTCGACGCCGGTGGCGTGCTGGTGAGCGAGAAGGTCACCCTGGAGTTCGAGGTCTCGGCTGTCCGCTCGGACGGCGCTTGA
- a CDS encoding DNA alkylation repair protein: MADFKDEISPAMAARLASELERAWPAFPTGSFLAGLDAQLAPRALLARVDVVADRLAASLPTDFAEAASVMWRALESESLTGWMTLPCGYWVARAGADEPALALALLAGLTPRWSSEGPIRVFIERHPEITYEHLRRWATDPDEHVRRLVSEGTRPRLPWAPQLRGVRADPGPNLGLLDRLVDDPSAYVRRSVANHLNDISKDHPDLALELAGRWLGRGPGAAWAVRHGLRSMVKAGDRRALALMGVSVDADIALVWLEAPSEVVVGQAVTFTFTLVVEGGAPADAVIDYRVHYAGASGARRPKVFKLTRRRLVPGQPETIVRRHRFEHVSVRRIWPGPHRIDVQVNGRVLGAVDIEVVDGTSPGGPRPSPRPSPGAGPG, from the coding sequence ATGGCCGACTTCAAGGACGAGATCTCGCCCGCCATGGCGGCCCGGTTGGCATCCGAACTGGAGCGGGCCTGGCCCGCGTTCCCGACCGGGAGCTTCCTGGCCGGGCTCGACGCCCAGCTCGCCCCGCGGGCCCTGCTGGCCCGGGTCGACGTGGTCGCCGACCGGCTGGCGGCCTCGCTCCCCACCGACTTCGCCGAAGCTGCCTCGGTGATGTGGCGGGCACTGGAGTCGGAGTCGCTGACCGGGTGGATGACCCTGCCGTGCGGGTACTGGGTGGCGCGGGCCGGGGCCGACGAACCGGCCCTGGCCCTGGCCCTGCTGGCTGGCCTCACGCCCCGGTGGTCGAGCGAAGGGCCTATCCGGGTGTTCATCGAGCGCCACCCCGAGATCACCTACGAGCACCTGCGCCGGTGGGCCACAGACCCCGACGAGCACGTCCGCCGGTTGGTGTCCGAGGGCACCCGGCCCCGCCTGCCGTGGGCGCCCCAGCTGCGGGGCGTGCGGGCCGACCCGGGGCCCAACCTCGGGCTTCTCGACCGCCTGGTGGACGACCCGTCGGCCTACGTGCGCCGTTCGGTGGCCAACCACCTCAACGACATCTCCAAGGACCATCCCGACCTCGCCCTCGAACTGGCCGGCCGGTGGCTGGGGCGGGGCCCGGGGGCGGCCTGGGCCGTGCGCCACGGCCTGCGCTCGATGGTCAAGGCCGGGGACCGGAGGGCGCTGGCCCTGATGGGGGTGAGCGTCGACGCTGACATCGCGCTGGTCTGGTTGGAGGCCCCGTCCGAGGTGGTCGTCGGCCAGGCCGTTACGTTCACGTTCACCCTGGTGGTGGAGGGCGGCGCCCCGGCCGACGCCGTCATCGACTACCGGGTGCACTACGCAGGAGCGAGCGGGGCCCGCCGCCCCAAGGTGTTCAAGCTGACCCGGCGGCGCCTGGTTCCCGGCCAACCCGAGACCATCGTTCGCCGGCACCGGTTCGAGCATGTCTCGGTACGCCGGATCTGGCCGGGGCCCCACCGGATCGACGTCCAGGTCAACGGCCGGGTGCTGGGGGCCGTCGACATCGAGGTCGTCGACGGGACCAGTCCCGGCGGCCCCAGGCCCAGCCCCAGGCCCAGCCCCGGCGCCGGCCCCGGCTGA
- a CDS encoding ATP-binding cassette domain-containing protein — protein sequence MIEAKGLTKRFGSKVAVDDLSFTVRPGSVTGFLGPNGAGKSTTMRMVLGLDRPTAGTVSVAGRAYRDLPAPLHEVGALLDAKAVDGVRTARAHLRWVAAAAGIGHERVEEVLGLVGLAGVAGEKVGGFSLGMSQRLGIATALLGDPPVLLFDEPVNGLDVEGIRWARNLMRSLAAEGRTVMVSSHLMSEMEATADHVLVIGRGRLVADMAMAEFMALGSGANVRVVTPDPARLEAQVRAACPEAAFAPGDDGALHVAGVDNVRIGEVAAAAGIVLHELTPQRASLEATFIELTGDDVEFHSAAPAQAAAAAGPGSQL from the coding sequence GTGATCGAGGCCAAGGGGCTGACCAAACGGTTCGGGAGCAAGGTCGCGGTCGACGACCTGTCCTTCACGGTGCGGCCGGGGTCGGTGACCGGTTTCCTGGGGCCGAACGGGGCCGGCAAGTCGACGACCATGCGCATGGTCCTGGGCCTCGACCGCCCCACGGCGGGCACCGTGTCGGTGGCCGGGCGGGCCTACCGTGACCTGCCGGCGCCGCTGCACGAGGTGGGTGCCCTGCTCGACGCCAAGGCGGTCGACGGGGTTCGCACGGCCCGCGCCCACCTGCGGTGGGTGGCGGCCGCCGCCGGGATCGGGCACGAGCGGGTCGAGGAGGTGCTCGGGCTGGTCGGGCTGGCGGGCGTGGCCGGGGAGAAGGTCGGCGGGTTCTCGCTGGGCATGTCCCAGCGGCTGGGGATCGCCACCGCCCTGCTGGGCGACCCTCCCGTGTTGCTGTTCGACGAACCGGTCAACGGCCTCGATGTCGAGGGCATCCGCTGGGCCCGCAACCTCATGCGCAGCCTGGCTGCCGAGGGGCGCACGGTGATGGTCTCCAGCCACCTCATGAGCGAGATGGAGGCCACCGCCGACCACGTGCTGGTCATAGGACGGGGGCGTCTGGTGGCCGACATGGCGATGGCTGAGTTCATGGCCCTGGGTTCAGGAGCCAACGTGCGGGTGGTCACGCCCGATCCCGCCCGGCTCGAGGCCCAGGTGCGGGCCGCCTGTCCCGAGGCGGCCTTCGCCCCCGGGGACGACGGCGCCCTCCACGTGGCCGGGGTCGACAACGTCCGCATCGGCGAGGTGGCGGCCGCCGCCGGGATAGTCCTGCACGAGCTGACGCCCCAGCGGGCCAGCCTGGAGGCCACGTTCATCGAGCTGACGGGCGACGATGTCGAGTTCCACAGTGCGGCCCCGGCCCAGGCGGCGGCCGCCGCCGGCCCGGGGAGCCAGCTATGA
- a CDS encoding FAD-binding oxidoreductase produces MAVDAGAVAGLRTRFRGALLRPEEEGYEEARRIWNGDINRRPALIARCAGADDVVEAVRFARENDVLVSVRGGGHSIAGHSVCEGGLMIDLSLMKAVKVDPNARTATAAGGLLWSEFDKATQPFGLATTGGVISHTGVGGLTLGGGLGHLMRNHGLTVDNLVSADVVTADGRRLHADADHEPDLFWGLRGGGGNFGIATRLEFRLHPVGPMVLGGPIFWPLDQAPEVLSYVRDYAPQAPDEMGITVGLVMAPPAPFVPMEWVGKPVTGLILLWSGDPAQGAQEVAGLRALGTPVADAVRPTPYVALQSMLDGGAPHGRCYYWKAHRLPTLNDEVIDIFVDHMGAATSPFSQINGWAIGGAVSRVEPGATAVGDREPGFEMSVTIGWSPADPDPERHKNWARVGWEALRPHAEGVYANFISDEGDAGLQAAYGDRLGRLRAVKDAYDPDNFFRMNSNIAPTGWSKP; encoded by the coding sequence ATGGCTGTCGACGCCGGAGCGGTAGCGGGCCTGCGCACGCGGTTTCGGGGGGCCTTGCTGCGCCCCGAGGAGGAGGGTTACGAGGAGGCCCGCCGTATCTGGAACGGCGACATCAACCGGCGGCCGGCGCTGATCGCCCGCTGCGCGGGGGCCGACGACGTGGTCGAGGCCGTGCGCTTCGCCCGCGAGAACGACGTGCTCGTGTCCGTCAGGGGCGGCGGTCACTCGATCGCCGGCCACTCGGTGTGCGAGGGCGGGCTGATGATCGACCTCTCGCTCATGAAGGCGGTCAAGGTCGACCCCAACGCACGCACGGCCACCGCGGCCGGGGGCCTGCTGTGGTCGGAGTTCGACAAGGCCACCCAGCCCTTCGGGCTGGCGACCACGGGAGGAGTGATCAGCCATACGGGCGTGGGCGGCCTCACCCTCGGAGGCGGCCTCGGGCACCTGATGCGCAACCACGGTCTCACGGTCGACAACCTGGTCTCGGCCGACGTCGTGACGGCCGACGGCCGGCGCCTGCACGCCGACGCCGACCACGAGCCCGACCTGTTCTGGGGCCTGCGGGGCGGCGGGGGGAACTTCGGGATAGCCACCCGCTTGGAGTTCCGGCTCCACCCCGTCGGGCCCATGGTCCTCGGCGGCCCGATCTTCTGGCCGCTGGACCAGGCCCCCGAGGTCCTGTCCTACGTACGGGACTACGCCCCCCAGGCCCCGGACGAGATGGGCATAACTGTCGGCCTGGTCATGGCCCCACCCGCCCCGTTCGTGCCCATGGAGTGGGTGGGCAAGCCCGTGACCGGTCTCATCCTCCTATGGTCGGGGGACCCGGCCCAGGGGGCCCAGGAGGTGGCCGGCCTGCGGGCGCTGGGCACGCCCGTGGCCGACGCCGTGCGGCCCACTCCCTATGTGGCCCTCCAGTCGATGCTCGACGGCGGGGCGCCCCACGGCCGGTGTTACTACTGGAAGGCCCACCGCCTGCCTACGCTCAACGACGAGGTGATCGACATCTTCGTCGACCACATGGGCGCGGCCACCAGCCCCTTCTCGCAGATCAACGGCTGGGCCATCGGTGGGGCCGTCAGCCGGGTCGAGCCCGGGGCCACGGCCGTCGGCGACCGCGAGCCGGGGTTCGAGATGAGCGTGACCATCGGCTGGTCCCCGGCCGACCCCGACCCCGAGCGCCACAAGAACTGGGCGAGGGTCGGTTGGGAGGCACTACGGCCCCACGCCGAGGGGGTCTACGCCAACTTCATCTCCGACGAGGGCGACGCCGGGCTCCAGGCCGCTTACGGCGATCGCCTGGGGCGCCTGCGGGCCGTCAAGGACGCCTACGACCCCGACAACTTCTTCCGCATGAACTCCAACATCGCCCCCACCGGGTGGTCGAAGCCCTGA
- a CDS encoding metalloregulator ArsR/SmtB family transcription factor, whose product MDTHIEQEPTEAEVEAAIATLKLLADPTRLRVVWLLLHGEHSVGALAEHLGVPPSGLSQHLAKLRLANLVKTRRDGNRIYYLVDSDHVGRLAEEALFHADHVAGGAAHHRADQPARRRA is encoded by the coding sequence GTGGATACGCATATAGAGCAAGAACCGACGGAAGCCGAGGTGGAGGCGGCCATCGCCACCCTGAAGCTGCTGGCCGACCCGACCCGTCTGCGGGTCGTATGGTTACTCCTCCACGGCGAGCACTCCGTGGGGGCACTGGCCGAGCACCTGGGAGTCCCGCCCTCGGGGCTGTCCCAGCACCTGGCCAAGCTGCGGCTGGCCAACCTCGTCAAGACCCGCCGGGACGGCAACCGGATCTACTACCTCGTAGACAGCGACCACGTCGGGCGCTTGGCCGAAGAAGCGCTGTTCCACGCCGATCACGTCGCCGGTGGCGCCGCCCATCACCGAGCCGACCAACCGGCCCGGCGCAGGGCCTGA
- a CDS encoding MarR family transcriptional regulator — MPDIAWLDEREERAWRALQFMQMRLNAELAHQLALESGLSYQDYLVLVVLTDRPEGRARLFELARYLGWEKSRLSHHIARMSERGLVSKEKCDSDRRGSFVVVTERGRQEIEAAAPGHVAAVRRLFIGPLSGGQLDALGAACETVLAALDRHQRSQDEAGTPTRPE; from the coding sequence ATGCCCGACATCGCCTGGCTTGACGAGCGGGAGGAGCGGGCGTGGAGGGCGCTGCAGTTCATGCAGATGCGCCTCAACGCCGAGCTGGCGCACCAGCTGGCCCTGGAGTCCGGGCTCTCCTACCAGGACTACCTCGTGCTGGTCGTGCTCACCGATCGGCCCGAGGGCCGCGCCCGGCTGTTCGAGCTGGCCCGCTACCTGGGCTGGGAGAAGAGCCGCCTGTCCCACCACATCGCCCGTATGTCCGAACGGGGCTTGGTGAGCAAGGAGAAGTGCGACTCTGACCGCCGGGGCTCGTTCGTGGTCGTGACCGAGAGGGGTCGCCAGGAGATCGAAGCCGCCGCCCCGGGCCACGTGGCCGCCGTCCGCCGGCTGTTCATCGGCCCCCTGTCGGGCGGGCAGCTCGACGCCCTGGGCGCGGCCTGCGAGACGGTGCTGGCCGCCCTCGACCGCCACCAGCGCTCCCAGGACGAGGCCGGAACACCCACCCGGCCCGAGTAA
- a CDS encoding VOC family protein, with product MALSPVRLNHAVLFVSDLDRAVGFYTETLGMQVMAREPRANAAFLRLPRSGNHHDLGLFGVGPAAEPRRRGTVGLYHLAWQVDTVDELAEARQVLLAAGAYSGESSHGATKSIYAADPDGNELEVMWMLPRDEWGQFEDSATVERLDLDAELARWAGVRTAGRVTPEPAT from the coding sequence ATGGCCCTCTCCCCTGTCCGTCTCAACCACGCCGTTCTCTTCGTGTCGGACCTCGACCGGGCCGTCGGTTTCTACACCGAGACCCTGGGGATGCAGGTGATGGCCCGTGAACCTCGGGCCAACGCCGCCTTCCTCCGCCTCCCACGCTCGGGCAACCACCACGACCTGGGCCTCTTCGGCGTGGGCCCGGCGGCCGAGCCCCGGCGCCGGGGCACCGTCGGGCTCTACCACCTGGCCTGGCAGGTCGACACCGTCGACGAGCTGGCCGAGGCCCGCCAGGTGCTCCTGGCCGCCGGCGCCTACTCCGGGGAGTCGAGCCACGGTGCCACCAAGAGCATCTACGCGGCCGATCCCGACGGCAACGAGCTGGAGGTCATGTGGATGCTGCCCCGCGACGAGTGGGGGCAGTTCGAGGACAGCGCCACCGTGGAGCGCCTGGACCTCGACGCCGAACTGGCCCGCTGGGCGGGTGTGCGCACCGCCGGGCGGGTCACCCCCGAACCAGCCACCTGA
- a CDS encoding ABC transporter permease subunit — protein MTTTATRPVPERAAQETGPGLREAVAAEWAKLRTARAPRRNLVLGTVLGIGVSLVLAAVVGATFDDWPAAERAQFDPVLFPLSGSLLMAIFFVAASVGSVAPEYSSGMIRLTFTVVPKRWRVLLAKAIVVGAAVGVASAVAVTGMLFGGQAVFASYGLPTAGLGDPDFVRALLVLVLTGPLFPVLSVAVTFLLRSAAASISTMLALIFVPSMFGGLLPGWWQRNVLSLLPGPAGDSLAIGHLEPSALHLHPLAAAVVVVAWVVGLLAVANRAVSRRDA, from the coding sequence ATGACCACCACGGCTACCAGGCCGGTGCCCGAGCGGGCCGCCCAGGAGACCGGCCCCGGCCTGCGGGAGGCGGTGGCCGCCGAGTGGGCCAAGCTGCGCACGGCCAGGGCGCCGCGGCGGAACCTGGTGCTGGGCACCGTCTTGGGCATCGGGGTCTCGCTGGTGCTGGCGGCCGTGGTGGGCGCCACCTTCGACGACTGGCCGGCCGCCGAGCGGGCCCAGTTCGACCCGGTGCTCTTCCCGCTGTCGGGGTCGCTCCTCATGGCCATCTTCTTCGTGGCCGCTAGCGTCGGGTCAGTTGCCCCGGAGTACAGCTCGGGCATGATCCGCCTCACGTTCACGGTGGTGCCCAAGCGGTGGCGCGTCCTGCTGGCCAAGGCGATCGTGGTGGGCGCGGCCGTGGGGGTGGCGTCGGCCGTGGCCGTGACAGGCATGCTGTTCGGCGGCCAGGCGGTGTTCGCGTCCTACGGGCTGCCCACGGCCGGGTTGGGGGACCCCGACTTCGTGCGAGCCCTCCTCGTGCTCGTCCTCACTGGACCGCTGTTCCCGGTCCTGAGCGTGGCCGTGACCTTCCTGCTGCGGTCGGCCGCGGCCTCGATCTCGACGATGCTCGCCCTGATCTTCGTGCCGTCGATGTTCGGGGGGCTGCTCCCCGGGTGGTGGCAGCGCAACGTGCTGAGCCTGCTGCCCGGCCCGGCCGGTGACAGCCTGGCCATCGGCCACCTGGAGCCCTCGGCCCTCCACCTCCACCCGCTGGCGGCCGCGGTCGTGGTCGTCGCCTGGGTGGTCGGCCTGCTGGCCGTGGCCAACCGGGCCGTCTCTCGCCGCGACGCCTGA